A window of Lysobacter terrestris contains these coding sequences:
- a CDS encoding 4Fe-4S dicluster domain-containing protein — protein MTALPPPSTKKLGLVIDLDICVGCHACAVGCKEWNAGGFAAPLTDEQPYGKDPSGVWFNRVHSYEVAATDFATPAHDPGAHQALNFTQSTSATACSSNAPLAQQLAAQPAMTLHFPRSCLHCETPACVTVCPTGASYKRAEDGIVLVDEDKCIGCKLCSWACPYGAREYSHVEGVMKKCTLCIDRIYNEQLPEAEREPACVQVCPTRARHFGDLGDPDSKVSRLVAERGGVALMPELGYAPVNRYLPPRPRRAGQGVDVANAGEPGGEALDTAALPPVLRWLDRVLSR, from the coding sequence GTGACCGCGCTGCCGCCGCCGTCGACGAAGAAACTCGGCCTAGTGATCGACCTCGACATCTGCGTGGGTTGCCACGCCTGCGCGGTCGGCTGCAAGGAATGGAACGCCGGCGGCTTCGCCGCGCCGCTCACCGACGAGCAGCCCTACGGCAAGGATCCCAGCGGCGTGTGGTTCAACCGCGTGCACAGCTACGAGGTCGCCGCGACCGACTTCGCCACGCCGGCGCATGATCCCGGCGCGCACCAGGCGCTGAACTTCACCCAGAGCACCTCGGCCACGGCCTGCAGTTCCAATGCCCCGCTGGCGCAGCAGCTGGCCGCGCAGCCGGCGATGACCCTGCACTTCCCGCGCTCGTGCCTGCATTGCGAGACGCCCGCGTGCGTGACCGTGTGCCCGACCGGTGCCAGCTACAAGCGTGCGGAGGACGGCATCGTCCTGGTCGACGAGGACAAGTGCATCGGCTGCAAGCTGTGCTCGTGGGCTTGCCCGTACGGCGCGCGCGAGTACTCGCACGTCGAAGGCGTGATGAAGAAATGCACGCTGTGCATCGACCGCATCTACAACGAGCAGTTGCCGGAAGCCGAACGCGAACCGGCGTGCGTGCAGGTCTGTCCGACCCGCGCGCGCCACTTCGGCGACCTCGGCGATCCCGACTCGAAGGTGTCGCGGCTGGTGGCCGAGCGCGGCGGCGTCGCGCTGATGCCGGAACTCGGCTACGCGCCGGTCAACCGCTACCTGCCGCCGCGACCACGGCGCGCGGGCCAGGGCGTCGATGTGGCGAATGCCGGTGAACCCGGCGGAGAAGCGCTCGACACCGCGGCGCTCCCGCCGGT